The proteins below are encoded in one region of Corvus hawaiiensis isolate bCorHaw1 chromosome 3, bCorHaw1.pri.cur, whole genome shotgun sequence:
- the CCDC85A gene encoding coiled-coil domain-containing protein 85A isoform X3: MSKVAAESCGAPAEDLSKVSDEELLKWSKEELIRSLRRAEAEKMSAMLDHSNLIREVNRRLQLHLGEIRGLKDINQKLQEDNQELRDLCCFLDDDRQKGKRVSREWQRLGRYSASVMHKEVALYLQKLKELEVRQEEVVKENLELKELCVLLDEEKSGGAGSRSSIDSQISLCQLTATSAYIRDVGDGSSTSSTGSTDSPDHHKHHPSTSPEHLQKPRGEGSPEHQKHRSISPEHLQKPRGSGSPDHHLKGPSPEHHKTIVKVPEQQKHSSSSPETIPKHVLSSSPEHFQKQRPGGSPEHQKHSGGSPDHLQKHTPSGSTEHLHKVRGTSPEHLKQHYGGSPEHLKHLSGGSREGTLRRQVTDELSPHHRSLYNGMNDLQGISYMTSNNDSSSESFKDLDSGHRNDAEVFPFHLPAMP; this comes from the exons ATGTCCAAAGTGGCGGCGGAAAGTTGCGGAGCGCCGGCGGAGGACTTGTCCAAGGTGTCGGACGAGGAGCTGCTCAAGTGGAGCAAGGAGGAGCTGATCCGCAGCCTCCGCCGCGCCGAGGCCGAGAAGATGAGCGCGATGCTGGACCACAGCAACCTCATCCGCGAGGTGAACCGCCGCCTCCAGCTCCACCTCGGCGAGATCCGCGGCTTGAAG gacATCAACCAGAAGCTGCAGGAAGATAACCAGGAGCTGAGGGACCTTTGCTGCTTCCTGGATGATGACCGGCAGAAGGGCAAGAGGGTGTCCCGTGAGTGGCAGAGGCTGGGCAGGTACAGCGCCAGTGTCATGCACAAGGAGGTGGCCTTATACCTGCAGAAGCTGAAAGAGCTGGAAGTGAGGCAAGAAGAAGTGGTTAAGGAGAACCTGGAGCTGAAGGAGTTGTGTGTGTTGCTGGATGAGGAGAAGAGTGGAGGAGCAGGCAGCCGGAGCTCTATCGACAGCCAGATCAGCCTGTGCCAGCTGACTGCCACCAGTGCGTACATCAGAGATGTTGGGGATGgcagcagcacttccagcacagggagcacagaCAGCCCAGACCATCATAAACACCACCCAAGCACCAGTCCAGAACACCTGCAAAAACCTCGGGGGGAAGGAAGCCCTGAGCACCAGAAACACAGGAGTATCAGCCCAGAGCACCTGCAGAAGCCCAGGGGTTCTGGCAGTCCTGATCATCACCTGAAAGGGCCGAGCCCTGAGCATCACAAAACCATTGTCAAAGTACCTGAACAacaaaagcacagcagcagcagtccagAAACTATCCCAAAGCACGTTTTGAGTAGTAGCCCTGAACACTTTCAAAAGCAGAGGCCTGGTGGTAGCCCTGAGCATCAAAAGCACAGCGGTGGCAGCCCAGATCACCTTCAAAAGCACACGCCGAGTGGAAGTACAGAGCACCTGCACAAGGTGAGGGGTACGAGCCCGGAGCATCTCAAACAACACTATGGAGGGAGCCCAGAGCACCTCAAACACCTCAGCGGAGGCAGCAGAGAAGGTACCCTCAGGAGACAAGTGACAGATGAGCTGTCCCCTCACCACAGGAGTTTGTACAACGGAATGAATG ATCTTCAAGGCATTTCATACATGACATCAAATAATGACAGCTCTTCTGAAAGCTTCAAAGATTTGGATAGTGGCCACCGCAATGATGcagaagtttttcctttccatcttcCTGCCATGCCCTGA
- the CCDC85A gene encoding coiled-coil domain-containing protein 85A isoform X5, with product MSKVAAESCGAPAEDLSKVSDEELLKWSKEELIRSLRRAEAEKMSAMLDHSNLIREVNRRLQLHLGEIRGLKDINQKLQEDNQELRDLCCFLDDDRQKGKRVSREWQRLGRYSASVMHKEVALYLQKLKELEVRQEEVVKENLELKELCVLLDEEKSGGAGSRSSIDSQISLCQLTATSAYIRDVGDGSSTSSTGSTDSPDHHKHHPSTSPEHLQKPRGEGSPEHQKHRSISPEHLQKPRGSGSPDHHLKGPSPEHHKTIVKVPEQQKHSSSSPETIPKHVLSSSPEHFQKQRPGGSPEHQKHSGGSPDHLQKHTPSGSTEHLHKVRGTSPEHLKQHYGGSPEHLKHLSGGSREGTLRRQVTDELSPHHRSLYNGMNGGFLFA from the exons ATGTCCAAAGTGGCGGCGGAAAGTTGCGGAGCGCCGGCGGAGGACTTGTCCAAGGTGTCGGACGAGGAGCTGCTCAAGTGGAGCAAGGAGGAGCTGATCCGCAGCCTCCGCCGCGCCGAGGCCGAGAAGATGAGCGCGATGCTGGACCACAGCAACCTCATCCGCGAGGTGAACCGCCGCCTCCAGCTCCACCTCGGCGAGATCCGCGGCTTGAAG gacATCAACCAGAAGCTGCAGGAAGATAACCAGGAGCTGAGGGACCTTTGCTGCTTCCTGGATGATGACCGGCAGAAGGGCAAGAGGGTGTCCCGTGAGTGGCAGAGGCTGGGCAGGTACAGCGCCAGTGTCATGCACAAGGAGGTGGCCTTATACCTGCAGAAGCTGAAAGAGCTGGAAGTGAGGCAAGAAGAAGTGGTTAAGGAGAACCTGGAGCTGAAGGAGTTGTGTGTGTTGCTGGATGAGGAGAAGAGTGGAGGAGCAGGCAGCCGGAGCTCTATCGACAGCCAGATCAGCCTGTGCCAGCTGACTGCCACCAGTGCGTACATCAGAGATGTTGGGGATGgcagcagcacttccagcacagggagcacagaCAGCCCAGACCATCATAAACACCACCCAAGCACCAGTCCAGAACACCTGCAAAAACCTCGGGGGGAAGGAAGCCCTGAGCACCAGAAACACAGGAGTATCAGCCCAGAGCACCTGCAGAAGCCCAGGGGTTCTGGCAGTCCTGATCATCACCTGAAAGGGCCGAGCCCTGAGCATCACAAAACCATTGTCAAAGTACCTGAACAacaaaagcacagcagcagcagtccagAAACTATCCCAAAGCACGTTTTGAGTAGTAGCCCTGAACACTTTCAAAAGCAGAGGCCTGGTGGTAGCCCTGAGCATCAAAAGCACAGCGGTGGCAGCCCAGATCACCTTCAAAAGCACACGCCGAGTGGAAGTACAGAGCACCTGCACAAGGTGAGGGGTACGAGCCCGGAGCATCTCAAACAACACTATGGAGGGAGCCCAGAGCACCTCAAACACCTCAGCGGAGGCAGCAGAGAAGGTACCCTCAGGAGACAAGTGACAGATGAGCTGTCCCCTCACCACAGGAGTTTGTACAACGGAATGAATG GTGGATTTCTATTTGCATAA
- the CCDC85A gene encoding coiled-coil domain-containing protein 85A isoform X6, giving the protein MSKVAAESCGAPAEDLSKVSDEELLKWSKEELIRSLRRAEAEKMSAMLDHSNLIREVNRRLQLHLGEIRGLKDINQKLQEDNQELRDLCCFLDDDRQKGKRVSREWQRLGRYSASVMHKEVALYLQKLKELEVRQEEVVKENLELKELCVLLDEEKSGGAGSRSSIDSQISLCQLTATSAYIRDVGDGSSTSSTGSTDSPDHHKHHPSTSPEHLQKPRGEGSPEHQKHRSISPEHLQKPRGSGSPDHHLKGPSPEHHKTIVKVPEQQKHSSSSPETIPKHVLSSSPEHFQKQRPGGSPEHQKHSGGSPDHLQKHTPSGSTEHLHKVRGTSPEHLKQHYGGSPEHLKHLSGGSREGTLRRQVTDELSPHHRSLYNGMNGRLQ; this is encoded by the exons ATGTCCAAAGTGGCGGCGGAAAGTTGCGGAGCGCCGGCGGAGGACTTGTCCAAGGTGTCGGACGAGGAGCTGCTCAAGTGGAGCAAGGAGGAGCTGATCCGCAGCCTCCGCCGCGCCGAGGCCGAGAAGATGAGCGCGATGCTGGACCACAGCAACCTCATCCGCGAGGTGAACCGCCGCCTCCAGCTCCACCTCGGCGAGATCCGCGGCTTGAAG gacATCAACCAGAAGCTGCAGGAAGATAACCAGGAGCTGAGGGACCTTTGCTGCTTCCTGGATGATGACCGGCAGAAGGGCAAGAGGGTGTCCCGTGAGTGGCAGAGGCTGGGCAGGTACAGCGCCAGTGTCATGCACAAGGAGGTGGCCTTATACCTGCAGAAGCTGAAAGAGCTGGAAGTGAGGCAAGAAGAAGTGGTTAAGGAGAACCTGGAGCTGAAGGAGTTGTGTGTGTTGCTGGATGAGGAGAAGAGTGGAGGAGCAGGCAGCCGGAGCTCTATCGACAGCCAGATCAGCCTGTGCCAGCTGACTGCCACCAGTGCGTACATCAGAGATGTTGGGGATGgcagcagcacttccagcacagggagcacagaCAGCCCAGACCATCATAAACACCACCCAAGCACCAGTCCAGAACACCTGCAAAAACCTCGGGGGGAAGGAAGCCCTGAGCACCAGAAACACAGGAGTATCAGCCCAGAGCACCTGCAGAAGCCCAGGGGTTCTGGCAGTCCTGATCATCACCTGAAAGGGCCGAGCCCTGAGCATCACAAAACCATTGTCAAAGTACCTGAACAacaaaagcacagcagcagcagtccagAAACTATCCCAAAGCACGTTTTGAGTAGTAGCCCTGAACACTTTCAAAAGCAGAGGCCTGGTGGTAGCCCTGAGCATCAAAAGCACAGCGGTGGCAGCCCAGATCACCTTCAAAAGCACACGCCGAGTGGAAGTACAGAGCACCTGCACAAGGTGAGGGGTACGAGCCCGGAGCATCTCAAACAACACTATGGAGGGAGCCCAGAGCACCTCAAACACCTCAGCGGAGGCAGCAGAGAAGGTACCCTCAGGAGACAAGTGACAGATGAGCTGTCCCCTCACCACAGGAGTTTGTACAACGGAATGAATG
- the CCDC85A gene encoding coiled-coil domain-containing protein 85A isoform X4: MSKVAAESCGAPAEDLSKVSDEELLKWSKEELIRSLRRAEAEKMSAMLDHSNLIREVNRRLQLHLGEIRGLKDINQKLQEDNQELRDLCCFLDDDRQKGKRVSREWQRLGRYSASVMHKEVALYLQKLKELEVRQEEVVKENLELKELCVLLDEEKSGGAGSRSSIDSQISLCQLTATSAYIRDVGDGSSTSSTGSTDSPDHHKHHPSTSPEHLQKPRGEGSPEHQKHRSISPEHLQKPRGSGSPDHHLKGPSPEHHKTIVKVPEQQKHSSSSPETIPKHVLSSSPEHFQKQRPGGSPEHQKHSGGSPDHLQKHTPSGSTEHLHKVRGTSPEHLKQHYGGSPEHLKHLSGGSREGTLRRQVTDELSPHHRSLYNGMNGCVEETWRCCRVVPWN; this comes from the exons ATGTCCAAAGTGGCGGCGGAAAGTTGCGGAGCGCCGGCGGAGGACTTGTCCAAGGTGTCGGACGAGGAGCTGCTCAAGTGGAGCAAGGAGGAGCTGATCCGCAGCCTCCGCCGCGCCGAGGCCGAGAAGATGAGCGCGATGCTGGACCACAGCAACCTCATCCGCGAGGTGAACCGCCGCCTCCAGCTCCACCTCGGCGAGATCCGCGGCTTGAAG gacATCAACCAGAAGCTGCAGGAAGATAACCAGGAGCTGAGGGACCTTTGCTGCTTCCTGGATGATGACCGGCAGAAGGGCAAGAGGGTGTCCCGTGAGTGGCAGAGGCTGGGCAGGTACAGCGCCAGTGTCATGCACAAGGAGGTGGCCTTATACCTGCAGAAGCTGAAAGAGCTGGAAGTGAGGCAAGAAGAAGTGGTTAAGGAGAACCTGGAGCTGAAGGAGTTGTGTGTGTTGCTGGATGAGGAGAAGAGTGGAGGAGCAGGCAGCCGGAGCTCTATCGACAGCCAGATCAGCCTGTGCCAGCTGACTGCCACCAGTGCGTACATCAGAGATGTTGGGGATGgcagcagcacttccagcacagggagcacagaCAGCCCAGACCATCATAAACACCACCCAAGCACCAGTCCAGAACACCTGCAAAAACCTCGGGGGGAAGGAAGCCCTGAGCACCAGAAACACAGGAGTATCAGCCCAGAGCACCTGCAGAAGCCCAGGGGTTCTGGCAGTCCTGATCATCACCTGAAAGGGCCGAGCCCTGAGCATCACAAAACCATTGTCAAAGTACCTGAACAacaaaagcacagcagcagcagtccagAAACTATCCCAAAGCACGTTTTGAGTAGTAGCCCTGAACACTTTCAAAAGCAGAGGCCTGGTGGTAGCCCTGAGCATCAAAAGCACAGCGGTGGCAGCCCAGATCACCTTCAAAAGCACACGCCGAGTGGAAGTACAGAGCACCTGCACAAGGTGAGGGGTACGAGCCCGGAGCATCTCAAACAACACTATGGAGGGAGCCCAGAGCACCTCAAACACCTCAGCGGAGGCAGCAGAGAAGGTACCCTCAGGAGACAAGTGACAGATGAGCTGTCCCCTCACCACAGGAGTTTGTACAACGGAATGAATG